A region from the Vicia villosa cultivar HV-30 ecotype Madison, WI linkage group LG3, Vvil1.0, whole genome shotgun sequence genome encodes:
- the LOC131659526 gene encoding secreted RxLR effector protein 161-like: MEEPVYTHWKALKRILRYPQGTVSLGMFYSRAEDYKLMGYSDSDWYGDIDDRKSTSGYVFFMGNTTFTWLSRKQPIVTLSTCEAEYVASSWCVCHAIWLRRLLSKLEQRQENATTVQVDNKSAIELVKNPVNNERSKHIDVRYHFIREHVKNGSVKLMHVASKDQAADILTKSLSKELFGRGKKMLGMMDRKSI, translated from the coding sequence ATGGAAGAACCAGTATACACACATTGGAAGGCTTTGAAAAGAATTCTTCGTTACCCCCAAGGAACTGTGTCACTTGGAATGTTTTACTCAAGAGCAGAAGATTACAAGCTGATGGGCTACTCCGACAGCGATTGGTATGGAGATATAGACGATCGAAAGAGTACATCAGGATATGTATTTTTCATGGGGAATACAACTTTCACCTGGCTCTCAAGGAAGCAACCAATTGTAACACTATCGACATGCGAAGCAGAGTACGTGGCATCATCTTGGTGTGTATGCCATGCTATATGGCTTAGAAGACTGTTAAGCAAATTGGAGCAGAGGCAGGAAAATGCAACAACAGTGCAAGTCGACAACAAATCAGCAATCGAACTGGTAAAGAACCCAGTGAACAATGAACGAAGCAAACACATCGACGTTCGTTACCACTTCATTCGAGAACATGTAAAGAATGGAAGCGTCAAACTAATGCATGTGGCAAGCAAGGACCAAGCTGCGGACATCCTCACAAAATCATTATCGAAAGAGCTATTCGGCAGAGGGAAAAAGATGCTAGGAATGATGGATCGAAAAAGCATTTAA